The Epinephelus lanceolatus isolate andai-2023 chromosome 21, ASM4190304v1, whole genome shotgun sequence genome has a segment encoding these proteins:
- the LOC117247432 gene encoding receptor-type tyrosine-protein phosphatase H-like isoform X2, translating into MKPLSFKVTSDHFRLCVFLSLLWVVTDSNATPTPPSTPASTPAQTSTPSTTLTTTVTSTTEATTTAAPPTTTTTTPATTQPPPDNVKDVQVLSQNENSITLVWDKVDNILTYFLKYDNEGLKVVPIIALEAGPSVTHVVSSLTAGIEYNFTLFTSSEGGNSTGYKFQAVTAPLNAEDFQSVDQTDTSVTLQWKKVGNFNYILVLNEEETNITASEGSEPERHTISGLTSGTRHEFTLYTVFKDARSSGVPTTAFTIPLNANGFKSVNQSEISITLQWEKVNNVPNYRLVFNGQTINIPASEADPVTYVVSDLTNTTRYNFTLFTVFENVTSRGVNIIAFTAPPDAEGFESVEQSETNITLQWKSVNDFVNYTLVYFGKEINISASTEEEPIKYTVPELTSGTKYDFTLYSVFETVRSSGVKHSAPTAPKNVPDVNLLTQNENSITLVWDKVNDNSTYLLQYHKEGHLEVDTILAPEGGSSVTHVVSSLTAGTIYHFTLITQFEGVNSTGYRFDAVTAPLNAKQFKAVRQNEISITLQWEKVNGVLNYTLEFNETMINITVSEEDPMTYTVLDLESMRRYVFTLFAVFENARSSGINTIAFTAPRNTEKFESVEQNETSITLQWKQVNEVLSYTLMFNKMEINVAASAGLQVKHTVTELKSGTKYHFTLYSLFETVRSSGVNYSAPTAPANVNNVTVVTQNESSITLKWDKVNDISTYFLQYDNNGSFIEVNQEASVTYEVSSLNAGTKYNFTLITRFEKVNSTGFSFCAVTVPSVVPLVNVTERSVTSINLTWQNVNKDWNYFLLIDGGITQSLRGPDSDVVSRSVTSLQPGTAYPFSVITEFSGHNSTAYKGFTVTKIDCANVSWRVTNSSIQGVVEGLFSNATVTNQSQIHVSPGGSNVTFTDLYPGATYNMSLVYEKDSISFSQCNHTLTIMPPMLSAHCKYWAAGYSILIVWNEPEGVWTDVEVNVMGDSHIVADNGQRQLTIPGFLPARTYEVSLTSLSGLERSYEPFVFQCSTDPRGVIAGSVFAVLLFAILVCLAVFIFLKRPDIIRKKSFIGGSRQADKKCKAISVAKFPDHFAQLSADENRGFTQEYDSLAPVGTEQTRKAAGLPENKTRNRFNNVQPYDWCRVKLTSSSHNETSDYINASYMPGYNSNREFIATQGPLPATVDDFWRMIWEQRVKGIVMVTNCTENGRIKCEQYWPADSQPCPYGELLVTVSSEQQEPNWTLREFRLKQRNTSEERTVKHFHFTAWPDHGVPQGTEVLIQFRGLVRQHIESTGTGAPTVVHCSAGVGRTGTIIALDVLLQQLAKQRAVGIKGFVYKMRLSRPYMVQTESQYVFLHQCIMDSLQPREKTEENIYENADMIYANATALREFHNANA; encoded by the exons ATGAAGCCTTTATCTTTCAAAGTCACCTCAGACCACTTTCGGCTGTGCGTCTTCCTGAGTCTACTTTGg GTTGTCACTGACTCCAATGCTACACCAACACCACCATCAACACCAGCGTCAACACCAGCACAAACATCAACGCCAAGCACAACGCTTACAACAACAGTGACTAGCACAACAGAAGCCACAACGACGGCAGCACCGCCAACGACTACAACGACAACCCCTGCAACAACACAACCAC CTCCTGACAATGTCAAGGACGTGCAGGTGTTGTCACAAAATGAGAACAGTATAACTCTGGTGTGGGACAAGGTTGACAACATACTAACATACTTCCTAAAGTATGATAACGAGGGTCTCAAGGTGGTTCCTATCATTGCATTAGAAGCAGGGCCATCTGTTACACATGTGGTCTCTTCGCTTACTGCTGGAATAGAATATAATTTCACTCTCTTCACTTCATCTGAGGGAGGCAACAGTACTGGATACAAATTTCAGGCTGTCACTG CTCCCCTTAATGCCGAAGATTTCCAGTCAGTTGACCAAACTGACACCAGTGTAACTCTGCAGTGGAAAAAAGTGGGAAATTTCAACTACATTCTTGTGCTCAATGAAGAAGAGACAAACATCACTGCATCAGAGGGATCTGAACCTGAGAGACACACAATCTCAGGACTCACAAGTGGGACTAGACATGAATTCACTCTCTACACTGTGTTTAAAGATGCCAGAAGTAGTGGAGTACCCACCACTGCATTTACCA TTCCTCTTAACGCAAACGGGTTCAAGTCAGTCAACCAGAGTGAGATCAGTATAACCCTACAGTGGGAAAAAGTGAACAACGTCCCCAACTATAGACTTGTGTTCAATGGCCAGACGATAAACATCCCTGCATCAGAGGCGGATCCAGTGACATACGTAGTCTCAGACCTCACAAATACAACGAGATACAACTTCACTCTCTTCACTGTGTTTGAAAATGTCACAAGCCGCGGAGTAAACATCATTGCATTTACTG CACCTCCTGACGCAGAAGGGTTCGAATCAGTTGAACAAAGTGAGACCAATATAACTCTGCAGTGGAAAAGCGTGAATGATTTCGTCAACTATACACTTGTGTATTTTGGAAAGGAGATAAACATTTCTGCATCGACAGAAGAGGAaccaataaaatacacagtccCAGAGCTCACAAGTGGGACTAAATACGACTTCACTCTCTACagtgtgtttgaaactgtcagAAGCAGTGGAGTAAAACACAGTGCACCCACTG CTCCTAAAAATGTGCCGGACGTGAATTTGTTGACACAAAATGAGAACAGTATAACTCTGGTGTGGGACAAGGTTAACGACAACTCAACATACCTCCTACAATATCATAAAGAAGGTCATCTTGAGGTGGACACTATCCTTGCGCCAGAGGGAGGGTCATCAGTTACACATGTGGTCTCTTCGCTCACTGCTGGGACCATATATCATTTCACTCTCATCACTCAGTTTGAGGGAGTCAACAGTACTGGATACAGATTTGACGCTGTCACTG CTCCCCTTAATGCAAAACAGTTCAAAGCGGTTCGCCAAAATGAGATCAGTATAACCCTACAGTGGGAAAAAGTGAACGGTGTCCTCAACTATACACTTGAGTTCAATGAAACGATGATAAACATCACTGTATCAGAGGAAGATCCAATGACATACACAGTCTTAGACCTTGAAAGCATGAGGAGATACGTCTTCACTCTCTTTGCTGTGTTTGAAAATGCCAGAAGCAGCGGAATAAACACAATTGCATTTACTG CACCTCGTAACACAGAAAAGTTCGAATCAGTTGAACAAAATGAGACCAGCATAACACTGCAATGGAAACAAGTGAACGAAGTCCTCAGCTATACACTTATGTTCAATAAAATGGAGATTAATGTTGCTGCTTCAGCGGGACTTCAAGTGAAACACACAGTCACGGAGCTCAAAAGTGGGACGAAATATCACTTCACCCTCTACAGTCTGTTTGAAACTGTGAGAAGCAGTGGAGTAAACTACAGTGCACCCACTG CTCCAGCAAACGTTAACAACGTAACTGTGGTGACACAGAATGAGAGTAGTATAACTCTGAAGTGGGACAAGGTAAACGACATCTCAACTTACTTCCTACAATATGATAACAATGGAAGTTTCATTGAGGTCAATCAAGAGGCATCAGTTACCTATGAGGTCTCTTCACTTAATGCCGGGACAAAATATAATTTCACCCTCATCACTCGCTTTGAGAAAGTCAACAGCACTGGATTCTCGTTTTGCGCTGTTACTG TTCCCTCAGTGGTGCCTTTGGTCAATGTGACTGAACGCTCCGTGACCAGCATAAACCTGACGTGGCAGAATGTGAATAAAGACTGGAACTACTTTCTCCTAATTGATGGAGGAATTACCCAAAGTCTCCGAGGTCCAGACTCAGATGTTGTGTCCCGTTCAGTCACGTCTCTCCAGCCTGGGACAGCGTATCCTTTCAGCGTGATCACAGAATTCTCTGGACACAACAGCACTGCGTACAAAGGCTTCACAGTAACAA AAATAGACTGTGCCAATGTCAGCTGGCGTGTTACGAACTCATCAATCCAAGGAGTGGTTGAAGGCTTGTTCTCGAATGCCACAGTCACTAATCAATCACAAATTCATGTCAGCCCTGGAGGCAGCAATGTGACATTTACAGATCTTTACCCTGGCGCGACCTACAACATGTCTCTTGTGTATGAAAAAGATTCCATCTCCTTTTCTCAGTGTAACCACACGTTGACAATCA TGCCTCCAATGTTAAGTGCTCACTGCAAGTACTGGGCAGCTGGCTACTCTATCCTTATTGTCTGGAATGAACCTGAAGGTGTGTGGACTGACGTGGAGGTGAATGTGATGGGGGATAGTCACATAGTGGCTGATAATGGGCAACGGCAACTCACAATCCCTGGATTCCTACCTGCCAgaacatatgaggtgtctctaACTTCACTGTCTGGGCTAGAGAGGAGTTATGAaccatttgtttttcagtgttctACTGATCCAAGGG GAGTCATTGCAGGGTCAGTATTTGCTGTTCTGCTTTTTGCTATCCTGGTCTGTCTGGCTGTCTTCATTTTTTTGAAAAGACCAGATATAATCAG GAAAAAGTCATTCATTGGTGGTTCCAGACAAGCCGATAAAAAGTGCAA agcaATTTCTGTGGCAAAGTTCCCAGACCACTTCGCCCAGTTAAGTGCAGATGAGAACAGAGGTTTTACCCAGGAATATGAT AGCCTCGCGCCTGTGGGCACAGAGCAAACACGTAAGGCAGCGGGTCTACCTGAGAACAAAACGAGGAATCGTTTCAACAATGTCCAGCCAT ATGACTGGTGTCGGGTGAAACTAACTTCATCCAGTCACAATGAAACCTCTGACTACATTAATGCCAGTTACATGCCA GgctacaacagcaacagagaatTCATCGCCACTCAGGGTCCTCTGCCCGCCACAGTCGATGATTTCTGGAGGATGATCTGGGAGCAAAGAGTAAAAGGCATTGTTATGGTAACCAACTGCACGGAGAACGGACGG ATTAAGTGTGAACAATACTGGCCTGCAGACAGTCAGCCCTGCCCTTATGGAGAGCTGTTGGTCACTGTCAGCTCTGAGCAGCAGGAGCCCAACTGGACACTGAGGGAATTTAGGCTGAAACAA AGGAACACCTCGGAGGAGCGCACAGTGAAACATTTTCACTTCACCGCCTGGCCTGACCACGGAGTCCCACAGGGCACAGAAGTCCTGATCCAGTTCAGAGGACTGGTGAGACAGCACATAGAGAGCACAGGGACCGGAGCGCCAACTGTGGTTCACTGCAG TGCTGGAGTGGGGAGGACAGGCACTATCATAGCCCTGGATGTGCTGCTTCAGCAGCTTGCGAAACAAAGAGCAGTGGGCATCAAAGGCTTCGTGTACAAGATGAGACTGAGCCGACCGTACATGGTGCAGACAGAG TCCCAGTATGTGTTCCTGCACCAATGCATCATGGACAGTCTGCAGCCACGTGAGAAGACAGAGGAGAACATATACGAGAACGCGGACATGATATACGCCAACGCCACTGCGCTGCGGGAGTTTCATAATGCAAATGCCTAA
- the LOC117247432 gene encoding receptor-type tyrosine-protein phosphatase H-like isoform X3 produces MKPLSFKVTSDHFRLCVFLSLLWVVTDSNATPTPPSTPASTPAQTSTPSTTLTTTVTSTTEATTTAAPPTTTTTTPATTQPPPDNVKDVQVLSQNENSITLVWDKVDNILTYFLKYDNEGLKVVPIIALEAGPSVTHVVSSLTAGIEYNFTLFTSSEGGNSTGYKFQAVTAPLNAEDFQSVDQTDTSVTLQWKKVGNFNYILVLNEEETNITASEGSEPERHTISGLTSGTRHEFTLYTVFKDARSSGVPTTAFTIPLNANGFKSVNQSEISITLQWEKVNNVPNYRLVFNGQTINIPASEADPVTYVVSDLTNTTRYNFTLFTVFENVTSRGVNIIAFTAPPDAEGFESVEQSETNITLQWKSVNDFVNYTLVYFGKEINISASTEEEPIKYTVPELTSGTKYDFTLYSVFETVRSSGVKHSAPTAPKNVPDVNLLTQNENSITLVWDKVNDNSTYLLQYHKEGHLEVDTILAPEGGSSVTHVVSSLTAGTIYHFTLITQFEGVNSTGYRFDAVTAPLNAKQFKAVRQNEISITLQWEKVNGVLNYTLEFNETMINITVSEEDPMTYTVLDLESMRRYVFTLFAVFENARSSGINTIAFTAPRNTEKFESVEQNETSITLQWKQVNEVLSYTLMFNKMEINVAASAGLQVKHTVTELKSGTKYHFTLYSLFETVRSSGVNYSAPTVPSVVPLVNVTERSVTSINLTWQNVNKDWNYFLLIDGGITQSLRGPDSDVVSRSVTSLQPGTAYPFSVITEFSGHNSTAYKGFTVTKIDCANVSWRVTNSSIQGVVEGLFSNATVTNQSQIHVSPGGSNVTFTDLYPGATYNMSLVYEKDSISFSQCNHTLTIMPPMLSAHCKYWAAGYSILIVWNEPEGVWTDVEVNVMGDSHIVADNGQRQLTIPGFLPARTYEVSLTSLSGLERSYEPFVFQCSTDPRGVIAGSVFAVLLFAILVCLAVFIFLKRPDIISRKKSFIGGSRQADKKCKAISVAKFPDHFAQLSADENRGFTQEYDSLAPVGTEQTRKAAGLPENKTRNRFNNVQPYDWCRVKLTSSSHNETSDYINASYMPGYNSNREFIATQGPLPATVDDFWRMIWEQRVKGIVMVTNCTENGRIKCEQYWPADSQPCPYGELLVTVSSEQQEPNWTLREFRLKQRNTSEERTVKHFHFTAWPDHGVPQGTEVLIQFRGLVRQHIESTGTGAPTVVHCSAGVGRTGTIIALDVLLQQLAKQRAVGIKGFVYKMRLSRPYMVQTESQYVFLHQCIMDSLQPREKTEENIYENADMIYANATALREFHNANA; encoded by the exons ATGAAGCCTTTATCTTTCAAAGTCACCTCAGACCACTTTCGGCTGTGCGTCTTCCTGAGTCTACTTTGg GTTGTCACTGACTCCAATGCTACACCAACACCACCATCAACACCAGCGTCAACACCAGCACAAACATCAACGCCAAGCACAACGCTTACAACAACAGTGACTAGCACAACAGAAGCCACAACGACGGCAGCACCGCCAACGACTACAACGACAACCCCTGCAACAACACAACCAC CTCCTGACAATGTCAAGGACGTGCAGGTGTTGTCACAAAATGAGAACAGTATAACTCTGGTGTGGGACAAGGTTGACAACATACTAACATACTTCCTAAAGTATGATAACGAGGGTCTCAAGGTGGTTCCTATCATTGCATTAGAAGCAGGGCCATCTGTTACACATGTGGTCTCTTCGCTTACTGCTGGAATAGAATATAATTTCACTCTCTTCACTTCATCTGAGGGAGGCAACAGTACTGGATACAAATTTCAGGCTGTCACTG CTCCCCTTAATGCCGAAGATTTCCAGTCAGTTGACCAAACTGACACCAGTGTAACTCTGCAGTGGAAAAAAGTGGGAAATTTCAACTACATTCTTGTGCTCAATGAAGAAGAGACAAACATCACTGCATCAGAGGGATCTGAACCTGAGAGACACACAATCTCAGGACTCACAAGTGGGACTAGACATGAATTCACTCTCTACACTGTGTTTAAAGATGCCAGAAGTAGTGGAGTACCCACCACTGCATTTACCA TTCCTCTTAACGCAAACGGGTTCAAGTCAGTCAACCAGAGTGAGATCAGTATAACCCTACAGTGGGAAAAAGTGAACAACGTCCCCAACTATAGACTTGTGTTCAATGGCCAGACGATAAACATCCCTGCATCAGAGGCGGATCCAGTGACATACGTAGTCTCAGACCTCACAAATACAACGAGATACAACTTCACTCTCTTCACTGTGTTTGAAAATGTCACAAGCCGCGGAGTAAACATCATTGCATTTACTG CACCTCCTGACGCAGAAGGGTTCGAATCAGTTGAACAAAGTGAGACCAATATAACTCTGCAGTGGAAAAGCGTGAATGATTTCGTCAACTATACACTTGTGTATTTTGGAAAGGAGATAAACATTTCTGCATCGACAGAAGAGGAaccaataaaatacacagtccCAGAGCTCACAAGTGGGACTAAATACGACTTCACTCTCTACagtgtgtttgaaactgtcagAAGCAGTGGAGTAAAACACAGTGCACCCACTG CTCCTAAAAATGTGCCGGACGTGAATTTGTTGACACAAAATGAGAACAGTATAACTCTGGTGTGGGACAAGGTTAACGACAACTCAACATACCTCCTACAATATCATAAAGAAGGTCATCTTGAGGTGGACACTATCCTTGCGCCAGAGGGAGGGTCATCAGTTACACATGTGGTCTCTTCGCTCACTGCTGGGACCATATATCATTTCACTCTCATCACTCAGTTTGAGGGAGTCAACAGTACTGGATACAGATTTGACGCTGTCACTG CTCCCCTTAATGCAAAACAGTTCAAAGCGGTTCGCCAAAATGAGATCAGTATAACCCTACAGTGGGAAAAAGTGAACGGTGTCCTCAACTATACACTTGAGTTCAATGAAACGATGATAAACATCACTGTATCAGAGGAAGATCCAATGACATACACAGTCTTAGACCTTGAAAGCATGAGGAGATACGTCTTCACTCTCTTTGCTGTGTTTGAAAATGCCAGAAGCAGCGGAATAAACACAATTGCATTTACTG CACCTCGTAACACAGAAAAGTTCGAATCAGTTGAACAAAATGAGACCAGCATAACACTGCAATGGAAACAAGTGAACGAAGTCCTCAGCTATACACTTATGTTCAATAAAATGGAGATTAATGTTGCTGCTTCAGCGGGACTTCAAGTGAAACACACAGTCACGGAGCTCAAAAGTGGGACGAAATATCACTTCACCCTCTACAGTCTGTTTGAAACTGTGAGAAGCAGTGGAGTAAACTACAGTGCACCCACTG TTCCCTCAGTGGTGCCTTTGGTCAATGTGACTGAACGCTCCGTGACCAGCATAAACCTGACGTGGCAGAATGTGAATAAAGACTGGAACTACTTTCTCCTAATTGATGGAGGAATTACCCAAAGTCTCCGAGGTCCAGACTCAGATGTTGTGTCCCGTTCAGTCACGTCTCTCCAGCCTGGGACAGCGTATCCTTTCAGCGTGATCACAGAATTCTCTGGACACAACAGCACTGCGTACAAAGGCTTCACAGTAACAA AAATAGACTGTGCCAATGTCAGCTGGCGTGTTACGAACTCATCAATCCAAGGAGTGGTTGAAGGCTTGTTCTCGAATGCCACAGTCACTAATCAATCACAAATTCATGTCAGCCCTGGAGGCAGCAATGTGACATTTACAGATCTTTACCCTGGCGCGACCTACAACATGTCTCTTGTGTATGAAAAAGATTCCATCTCCTTTTCTCAGTGTAACCACACGTTGACAATCA TGCCTCCAATGTTAAGTGCTCACTGCAAGTACTGGGCAGCTGGCTACTCTATCCTTATTGTCTGGAATGAACCTGAAGGTGTGTGGACTGACGTGGAGGTGAATGTGATGGGGGATAGTCACATAGTGGCTGATAATGGGCAACGGCAACTCACAATCCCTGGATTCCTACCTGCCAgaacatatgaggtgtctctaACTTCACTGTCTGGGCTAGAGAGGAGTTATGAaccatttgtttttcagtgttctACTGATCCAAGGG GAGTCATTGCAGGGTCAGTATTTGCTGTTCTGCTTTTTGCTATCCTGGTCTGTCTGGCTGTCTTCATTTTTTTGAAAAGACCAGATATAATCAG CAGGAAAAAGTCATTCATTGGTGGTTCCAGACAAGCCGATAAAAAGTGCAA agcaATTTCTGTGGCAAAGTTCCCAGACCACTTCGCCCAGTTAAGTGCAGATGAGAACAGAGGTTTTACCCAGGAATATGAT AGCCTCGCGCCTGTGGGCACAGAGCAAACACGTAAGGCAGCGGGTCTACCTGAGAACAAAACGAGGAATCGTTTCAACAATGTCCAGCCAT ATGACTGGTGTCGGGTGAAACTAACTTCATCCAGTCACAATGAAACCTCTGACTACATTAATGCCAGTTACATGCCA GgctacaacagcaacagagaatTCATCGCCACTCAGGGTCCTCTGCCCGCCACAGTCGATGATTTCTGGAGGATGATCTGGGAGCAAAGAGTAAAAGGCATTGTTATGGTAACCAACTGCACGGAGAACGGACGG ATTAAGTGTGAACAATACTGGCCTGCAGACAGTCAGCCCTGCCCTTATGGAGAGCTGTTGGTCACTGTCAGCTCTGAGCAGCAGGAGCCCAACTGGACACTGAGGGAATTTAGGCTGAAACAA AGGAACACCTCGGAGGAGCGCACAGTGAAACATTTTCACTTCACCGCCTGGCCTGACCACGGAGTCCCACAGGGCACAGAAGTCCTGATCCAGTTCAGAGGACTGGTGAGACAGCACATAGAGAGCACAGGGACCGGAGCGCCAACTGTGGTTCACTGCAG TGCTGGAGTGGGGAGGACAGGCACTATCATAGCCCTGGATGTGCTGCTTCAGCAGCTTGCGAAACAAAGAGCAGTGGGCATCAAAGGCTTCGTGTACAAGATGAGACTGAGCCGACCGTACATGGTGCAGACAGAG TCCCAGTATGTGTTCCTGCACCAATGCATCATGGACAGTCTGCAGCCACGTGAGAAGACAGAGGAGAACATATACGAGAACGCGGACATGATATACGCCAACGCCACTGCGCTGCGGGAGTTTCATAATGCAAATGCCTAA